In the genome of Denticeps clupeoides chromosome 13, fDenClu1.1, whole genome shotgun sequence, one region contains:
- the LOC114801945 gene encoding vitellogenin-like — translation MRLVVLSLALALVAGQHVNFIPEFAANKNYVYNYEALLLGGLPVEGLARAGVKVNSKVVISAMAENTFLMKLMDPEIFEYSGAWPGDAFVPATKLTAALAAQLLTPIKFEYANGVVGKVWAPAGVSATVLNVFRGILNIFHMNLKKTQNVYEMQEAGAQGVCKTHYVISEHAEGQHIAVTKSKDLTNCQERIVKNIGLAYAEKCFECQQREKVLAGAATYNYILKPGATGALVAEATVRELHQFALARHMEGAAHMEARQTIAFAKFADAAVAPAKADYVARGSLQYEFATEILQTPIQLLKINNAKAQIVEILHHLAANNMVMAHEDAPLKFIQMVQLLRFAGMDEIEAIWAQFKGNHAHRQWILNAAPAIGTPVALRFIKEKFVAGEVTIPEATQALVAAVHLVTADAEAIKHAAALAFHPKVQEHAVLREIVMLGYGTFVYKFCAAHPNCAADHIKPIHDLVATAVANGDFKDIGLLLKAVGNAGHPASLKPIMKLLPVFGAAAANLPIRHQVNAILAMRNIAKREPKLVQPVALQLLMDRTLHPEIRMVSCIVLFETRPTIALVATVANMLKRETSMQVVSFVYSHMKSLTRSTAPDFAHVAAAANIAMKILNPKLDRLGYRFSKAIHADFYHYPLMAGAAASAFFVNDAATVMPRAIVAKARTYFAGAAADFLEVGVRTEGLQEALLKTPGMTENTDRLTKMRRVLKALTQWRALPTSQPLASVYIKLFGQEIAFAKIDKDFIDQAIEYATGAAAHTTLRDAIRALHSGVAIYHAMPMLTAEVRHIFPTAVGVPMELSLYKAAVATANMNVQAGLAQGAAENFHLGNLIQSEVRLQAQITPSVAMHTFAVMGVNTAFIQAAVMARAKVHTALPMKVAAKFDFAKMNFKVEAMPFAVADHIAAIRVQTFAVARNAEDLAGERMTPLVPAAAAAQLSDQRFTSKVAEIGGLSGSSEVVYSDVSAEAKPALRAAVPVRKAICFPAAVFGIKACCRITSTNAAFIRQEPLMNLFGDHAVIMLTVNASLFATEGQAVERVEFEMQIGPEAAGKLVKEIKLSEAATPELSPVLLKLKRLLESGRRNSSSSSSSSSSKSSSSVSSSSASSSSSSSSSSSSSSSSSSKSSKSSASGSSSSSASNSWSTSSSSSSSSRGSKQELFRTKFTKNHMHLHKTSLRASRSSARSFEAIYSKAKYLGENLDPVAVVILRAVKADKKIHGYQAAAYVDHAADRAQIIINALAEDNNWKMCADAVLLSKHKIMAKLAWGVECQEYAAIIKAESGALGPHPAARLKVQWVKIPGIFAHYGKRVADYIPGAAFMAGMRVHRADNDDKAIQVLMAVQAQRVLNIIVKTPKMTLSNLIVHLPITLAIGGEQALQAIQTERAADSIRLLYSAATAAQCSMVGRTLTTFNNRRYNNELPFACYQVLAQDCTPELKFMVLMKKDAATEENHINVKIANIDVDIFPAGSAMMVRVNGMDIPFANLPYKHPAENIAIRPEGDGLALVAPGHGLEKVYIAKDMWKIEVADWMRGHTCGLCGRADGEIKQEFYTPSSFVTKNAVSFAHSWVLPSQTCRDANQCLMTHKTVKLERNMDGQVSTCYSIEPVLRCLPGCSAVRTVPVTVAFHCLANDSHRSSSRDFSIMYDKRVDLRDTSDAHVACRCSEQCA, via the exons ATGAGACTGGTTGTACTTTCCCTGGCTCTAGCCCTTGTGG CTGGTCAGCATGTCAACTTTA TCCCAGAGTTTGCTGCCAATAAGAACTATGTGTACAACTATGAGGCGCTTCTCTTGGGTGGCCTTCCAGTGGAGGGTCTGGCCAGGGCTGGTGTGAAAGTCAACAGCAAAGTGGTCATCAGTGCCATGGCTGAGAACACCTTTCTGATGAAG CTCATGGATCCAGAGATTTTTGAGTACAGTGGTGCCTGGCCCGGTGATGCTTTTGTTCCAGCTACCAAGCTCACCGCTGCATTGGCTGCTCAGCTCCTAACGCCCATCAAGTTTGAGTATGCTAATGGTGTGGTAGGCAAGGTGTGGGCTCCTGCTGGAGTCTCTGCTACTGTTCTGAACGTCTTCCGTGGTATCCTCAACATCTTTCACATGAACCTCAAGAAGACACAGAATGTTTATGAGATGCAAGAG GCTGGAGCTCAGGGTGTGTGCAAGACCCATTATGTCATCAGTGAGCATGCTGAAGGACAACACATTGCTGTCACAAAGTCCAAGGATTTGACCAACTGCCAGGAGAGGATTGTTAAGAACATTGGCTTGGCATATGCTGAGAAATGCTTTGAATGTCAGCAG AGAGAAAAGGTCCTGGCTGGAGCTGCCACCTACAACTACATCCTAAAGCCAGGCGCCACTGGAGCTTTGGTTGCTGAAGCCACCGTCCGGGAGCTTCACCAGTTTGCACTAGCCCGCCACATGGAAGGAGCAGCACATATGGAAGCAAG ACAAACCATCGCCTTTGCTAAATTTGCCGATGCTGCTGTAGCACCAGCCAAAGCTGATTATGTGGCTCGTGGGTCTCTGCAGTACGAATTTGCAACTGAAATCCTGCAAACGCCAATTCAGCTGCTCAAGATAAACAATGCAAAGGCTCAG ATTGTGGAGATTCTTCATCACCTGGCAGCAAACAACATGGTCATGGCTCATGAAGATGCCCCTCTGAAGTTTATACAGATGGTTCAGCTGTTGCGTTTTGCTGGTATGGATGAAATTGAAGCCATCTGGGCTCAGTTCAAAGGCAACCACGCACACAGGCAA TGGATTCTGAATGCTGCCCCGGCCATTGGAACACCAGTTGCTTTGAGGTTCATCAAGGAGAAGTTTGTGGCAGGCGAGGTGACTATTCCTGAAGCCACCCAGGCTCTTGTGGCCGCGGTGCATCTGGTGACAGCTGATGCAGAAGCCATCAAGCATGCTGCA GCATTAGCGTTCCACCCAAAGGTTCAGGAGCATGCGGTTCTGCGTGAAATTGTCATGCTTGGCTATGGTACCTTTGTTTACAAGTTCTGTGCTGCTCATCCCAACTGTGCTGCAGATCATATTAAG cCCATCCATGACCTTGTGGCTACAGCAGTCGCTAATGGTGACTTTAAAGACATCGGCTTGCTTCTCAAAGCTGTGGGCAATGCCGGCCACCCTGCCAGTCTTAAGCCGATCATGAAGCTTCTGCCTGTTTTTGGAGCAGCAGCTGCCAACCTCCCTATCAGACACCAGGTCAATGCAATCTTGGCCATGAGGAACATTGCTAAAAGGGAGCCTAAACTG GTGCAACCAGTGGCCCTGCAGCTTCTCATGGACAGGACTCTTCACCCAGAGATCCGTATGGTTTCTTGCATTGTGCTGTTTGAAACCAGGCCCACAATCGCATTGGTGGCCACCGTAGCCAACATGTTGAAGAGGGAGACCAGCATGCAGGTGGTGAGCTTTGTCTACTCCCACATGAAGTCCCTGACCAGGAGCACTGCCCCTGACTTTGCTCATGT TGCTGCGGCCGCCAATATTGCCATGAAGATCCTGAACCCCAAACTGGACAGATTGGGCTACCGTTTCAGCAAAGCCATCCACGCCGACTTCTATCATT ATCCTCTTATGGCTGGTGCCGCTGCCAGTGCTTTCTTTGTCAATGATGCTGCAACTGTTATGCCAAGAGCTATTGTTGCCAAGGCCCGAACATACTTTGCTGGAGCTGCAGCTGATTTCTTGGAA GTTGGTGTGAGAACTGAGGGTCTTCAGGAGGCTCTTCTGAAAACTCCCGGCATGACCGAAAACACTGACAGGTTAACCAAGATGAGGCGTGTTCTCAAGGCT TTGACCCAGTGGAGGGCTCTGCCCACCAGCCAGCCCCTGGCATCAGTTTACATCAAATTGTTTGGACAGGAAATTGCCTTTGCCAAGATTGACAAGGACTTTATTGATCAGGCAATCGAg TATGCCACTGGAGCTGCTGCTCATACCACGCTGAGGGACGCTATTCGGGCCCTGCATTCTGGAGTTGCCATCTATCATGCTATGCCAATGCTGACAGCTGAGGTGCGTCACATCTTCCCCACCGCTGTGGGAGTTCCCATGGAGCTGAGTCTGTACAAAGCAGCCGTGGCCACTGCCAACATGAATG TACAAGCCGGTTTAGCACAAGGCGCTGCTGAAAACTTCCACCTGGGTAACCTGATACAGTCTGAAGTTAGGTTACAGGCCCAGATCACCCCAAG TGTTGCCATGCACACGTTTGCTGTTATGGGAGTGAACACCGCTTTTATTCAAGCTGCTGTGATGGCCAGAGCGAAGGTCCACACTGCGCTACCTATGAAGGTGGCTGCTAAATTTGACTTTGCCAAAATGAACTTCAAGGTGGAAGCAATGCCTTTTGCAGTAGCAGACCACATTGCAGCTATCCG TGTTCAGACCTTTGCTGTTGCCAGAAATGCTGAGGACTTAGCAGGTGAAAGAATGACACCTTTGGTTCCTGCAGCGGCTGCTGCACAGCTTTCCGATCAGAGGTTCACCTCCAAAGTGGCTGAAATTGGTGGTCTG TCAGGTTCATCTGAAGTTGTTTACTCTGATGTGTCAGCCGAAGCCAAGCCGGCACTGAGGGCCGCTGTACCCGTCCGAAAGGCCATTTGCTTCCCTGCCGCAGTCTTTGGAATTAAGGCCTGCTGTCGGATCACTTCTACCAATGCTGCCTTTATTAGACAGGAACCCCTTATGAACCTGTTTGGCGATCATGCTGTGATT ATGTTAACTGTTAATGCTTCTCTATTCGCAACAGAGGGCCAGGCTGTTGAAAGAGTTGAATTTGAGATGCAGATCGGCCCTGAAGCTGCAGGCAAGCTCGTGAAAGAAATCAAACTGAGTGAGGCGGCAACTCCTGAGCTGAGCCCTGTCCTCCTGAAACTGAAGAGGCTCTTGGAATCAGGAAGGAGGAACAGCTCTTcttccagctccagcagctcaTCTAAGTCTTCCAGCTCTGTGTCTTCCAGCTCTGCCTCCTCTTCTTC cagcagcagcagcagtagcagcagcagtagcagcagtagcagcaaGAGCAGCAAGAGCAGCGCCAGtggcagcagctccagcagtgCATCAAACAGCTGGTCTACATCTTCCAGCTCTTCCAGTTCCTCCAGAGGGTCCAAG CAAGAACTGTTCAGAACAAAGTTCACCAAGAACCACATGCATCTG CACAAGACCAGTTTACGTGCAAGCCGAAGCAGTGCAAGAAGCTTTGAAGCCATCTACAGCAAG GCTAAATACCTTGGGGAAAACCTAGATCCAGTTGCAGTCGTCATCCTCCGTGCTGTGAAAGCCGACAAAAAAATACACGGATACCAGGCCGCCGCCTATGTGGACCATGCAGCCGACAGGGCACAGATCATCATCAATGCCTTGGCAGAGGACAACAACTGGAAGATGTGTGCTGATGCTGTTCTTCTGAGCAAACACAAAATCATG gCCAAGCTTGCATGGGGTGTTGAATGCCAAGAGTATGCAGCAATCATCAAGGCTGAGAGCGGTGCCCTCGGCCCACATCCAGCTGCTCGTCTGAAGGTGCAGTGGGTGAAGATCCCAGGCATTTTTGCTCATTATGGAAAGAG AGTTGCAGATTACATCCCTGGTGCCGCCTTCATGGCTGGAATGAGAGTGCATCGTGCTGACAACGATGACAAAGCAATCCAAGTGTTGATGGCTGTACAGGCTCAGAGGGTCCTGAATATCATTGTGAAGACACCAAAG ATGACGCTCTCAAATCTGATCGTGCACCTGCCCATCACCCTGGCAATCGGAGGTGAACAAGCTCTCCAAGCCATTCAAACAGAACGTGCAGCTGACAGCATAAGATTGCTTTACTCTGCCGCCACTGCTG CCCAGTGCAGCATGGTCGGACGCACACTGACCACCTTCAACAACAGAAGGTACAACAATGAGCTGCCCTTCGCTTGCTACCAAGTTCTGGCTCAGGACTGCACGCCCGAGCTGAAGTTTATGGTTCTGATGAAGAAAGACGCAGCAACCGAAGAGAACCACATAAATGTTAAGATTGCCAACAT TGACGTCGATATATTTCCAGCGGGCAGTGCTATGATGGTTAGGGTTAATGGAATGGACATTCCTTTCGCCAATTTGCCATATAAACATCCTGCAG AGAACATTGCCATAAGACCAGAAGGTGATGGTCTGGCCCTAGTTGCTCCTGGCCATGGCCTTGAGAAGGTTTATATTGCCAAGGACATGTGGAAG ATTGAAGTTGCAGACTGGATGAGAGGACACACCTGTGGACTCTGTGGAAGGGCTGATGGAGAGATCAAGCAGGAGTTCTACACACCCAGCAGTTTTGTGACCAAGAATGCGGTCAGCTTTGCCCATTCCTGGGTGCTTCCTAGTCAAACCTGCCGTGATGCCAACC AATGTCTCATGACACACAAGACTGTGAAGCTGGAGAGGAACATGGATGGACAGGTGTCTACATGCTACTCCATTGAGCCTGTACTGCGCTGTCTGCCTGGCTGTTCTGCAGTGAGAACTGTCCCAGTGACCGTTGCATTCCACTGTCTGGCCAATG ACTCACATCGTTCCAGTTCTCGGGATTTCAGCATCATGTACGACAAGCGTGTGGACCTGCGTGACACTTCAGATGCCCATGTGGCCTGTCGTTGCTCTGAGCAATGTGCATAG
- the ctbs gene encoding di-N-acetylchitobiase, whose amino-acid sequence MRLLALTLLCSLSLRAPRALCCPCHQPELCRSVEGARDLEVFVFDVGGKEWRSYDWTKVTTVAVFGLYDAELMCFAHSRGARVVLKGDVSLSDIVDPANRTAWIKEKVNLAKKQFMDGINLDIEQAVDTSSTEYYALTALVKETTEAFHSEIPGSQVSFDVAWSPKCIDKRCYDYPAIAESCDFLFVMSYDEQSQIWGDCIAMANAPFSQTITAYQQYIQMKVDPKKLLMGVPWYGYDYPCLNFSKDGVCTIPMVPFRGAPCSDAAGKQIPYSTMMEQINSSQSGRMWDEKQLAPYYVYKDNGGQIHQVWYDDPESIYLKTSYVRTKGLGGVGMWNGNLLDYSNNPIAQQQTRAMWNALIGPSDKDITMAANCKPVLQH is encoded by the exons ATGCGTCTGCTGGCGCTGACGCTGCTGTGTTCGCTGTCGCTGCGGGCGCCGCGGGCACTGTGCTGCCCTTGTCACCAGCCAGAACTGTGTCGCAGCGTTGAAGGGGCGAGGGACCTGGAG GTGTTCGTGTTTGACGTCGGGGGAAAGGAGTGGAGATCGTACGACTGGACTAAAGTCACGACTGTCGCCGTGTTCGGCTTGTACGACGCAGAGTTGATGTGCTTCGCTCACTCCCGCGGGGCGAGGGTGGTCCTCAAAG GAGATGTGTCCCTGTCTGACATTGTGGACCCGGCCAACAGGACTGCTTGGATCAAGGAGAAAGTAAACTTGGCAAAGAAGCAGTTCATGGATGGAATAAACCTGGATATAGAACAAGCTGTAGACACGTCTTCAACTGAGTACTACGCCTTAACTGCATTGGTTAAAGAAACTACTGAGGCTTTCCACAGTGAAATTCCAGGTTCTCAG gtcTCATTTGATGTGGCCTGGTCACCCAAATGCATTGATAAGCGCTGCTATGATTATCCTGCCATTGCAGAATCAtgtgacttcctgtttgtgatGTCCTATGATGAGCAGAGTCAGATTTGGGGTGACTGTATTGCCATGGCCAATGCTCCATTTAGCCAGACAATAACAG CCTATCAGCAGTACATACAGATGAAAGTTGATCCAAAGAAACTGCTAATGGGTGTGCCTTGGTATGGGTATGACTACCCATGCCTCAACTTCTCCAAG GATGGGGTGTGTACAATCCCTATGGTACCTTTTAGGGGTGCCCCGTGCAGTGATGCTGCAGGAAAGCAGATACCATACAGCACCATGATGGAGCAGATCAACAGTTCCCAGTCAGGCAGAATGTGGGATGAGAAACAGCTTGCGCCTTATTATGTCTACAAG GACAATGGGGGGCAGATCCACCAGGTGTGGTATGATGATCCAGAAAGCATCTACCTAAAGACTTCTTATGTGAGGACCAAAGGTCTAGGTGGAGTCGGCATGTGGAACGGAAATCTCTTGGATTACAGCAACAACCCTATTGCCCAGCAGCAGACCAGGGCCATGTGGAATGCTCTCATTGGACCCTCAGACAAAGACATAACCATGGCTGCAAACTGCAAACCTGTGCTCCAGCACTAG
- the rpf1 gene encoding ribosome production factor 1, translated as MDFQGDACTKTEAKKGAKTKKQKRMNECKDVEAETSVQADSVEEEAAFPPNFSVSEIKNKQRRHFMFMKLKQEKRKRKLELKKKRKKEREALGDKAPPKEVPKTIENQRIYDETTVNPEDEEVAFDEGTDEFSSYFNRLTNPKVLITTSDRPRGRTVRFCEQLSTAVPDSHVYYRRGLALKRVIPQCISRGFTFLIVINEDRKVPNGMVLCHLPNGPTAHFKVSSVRLRKEMKRRGKDPTEHSPEVILNNFTTRLGHSIGRMFAALFPHDPQFIGRQVATFHNQRDFIFFRFHRYIFKNEKKVGIQELGPRFTLKLRSLQKGTFDSKYGEYEWVHKRHEMDSSRRKFHL; from the exons ATGGATTTTCAAGGGGACGCGTGTACGAAGACCGAGGCGAAGAAAGGGGCGAAAACGAAGAAGCAGAAGAGAATGAACGAATGCAAGGATGTTGAGGCCGAGACGAGCGTGCAGGCGGACTcggtggaggaggaggcggccTTCCCCCCAAACTTCAGCGTGTCTGAGATCAAAAACAAGCAGCGGAGACACTTCATGTTCATGAAGCTCAAGCAGGAGAAGAGAAAG CGGAAATTGGagttgaaaaagaaaagaaagaaggaaagggaAGCTCTTGGTGACAAG GCACCCCCAAAAGAGGTGCCAAAAACCATCGAGAATCAGAGAATATACGATGAAACGACGGTTAATCCAGAGGACGAGGAG GTGGCTTTTGATGAAGGGACAGACGAGTTTTCATCTTACTTCAACCGTCTCACAAACCCAAAAGTGCTAATCACCACATCTGACAGACCTAGAGGT AGGACCGTTCGCTTTTGTGAGCAGCTGTCCACGGCCGTCCCGGACTCGCATGTGTACTACAGGAGAGGCCTGGCGCTGAAGAGGGTCATTCCACAGTGCATCTCCAGAGGTTTCACGTTTCTCATTGTTATAAATGAGGATCGAAAAGTGCCCA ACGGCATGGTCCTCTGTCACCTTCCTAATGGGCCAACAGCTCACTTCAAAGTTAGCAGTGTTCGACTGCGCAAAGAAATGAAG AGACGAGGGAAAGACCCAACAGAACATTCTCCGGAGGTCATCTTGAACAACTTCACTACCCGGCTGGGCCACAGCATTGGCCGCATGTTTGCTGCTCTCTTCCCACATGATCCACAGTTCATTGGTCGGCAGGTGGCCACTTTTCACAACCAACGAGATTTCATCTTCTTTAGGTTTCATCG gtaTATATtcaagaatgaaaagaaagttGGTATTCAGGAGCTGGGACCCCGCTTCACCCTTAAGCTTCGCTCTCTTCAGAAAGGCACGTTTGATTCCAAATATGGGGAGTATGAGTGGGTTCACAAG cgaCATGAGATGGATTCAAGCAGAAGAAAATTCCACCTTTGA
- the LOC114802224 gene encoding deoxyribonuclease-2-alpha-like, which yields MSSGIPYTWDTDCIRASATCRAEGRLGKGTKHHPLEIQSTTTKKVVYLSDSGSSSLHTVGERMDWKRLTLVFCWLECASAAGISCRNEQGQAVDWYILYKQPSINDENGLVYLYMDESTGGWVPAHNPIDDQKSALAQTLLPLFQHFTNETINFGYILYNDQPPEPFKTASSSFGHSKGLVMMDQETGIWLSHSTPHFPGFDITGFWPNSGYANGQTFICGTYKYSAFRNIAVQLQYIHVYSFDAYIPEYFYPELQCVVDKGCYPKKTPWDRQLNMTSLGGHSFISYAKYSRYHDDLYSGLLDKHLESAFYAKSWGRLLDPLPSNCSVDFSVYNVETVQLPTTEPYSITKDHSKWCVTMDSKLHRWTCIADMNREVSQEHRGGGAICTDNAAVWSAFLDIVNTYQPCQS from the exons ATGTCCTCCGGGATCCCGTACACCTGGGACACGGACTGCATCAGAGCCTCAGCCACCTGCAGGGCAGAAGGAAGACTAGGAAAAGGGACAAAACACCACCCTTTAGAGATCCAGTCAACTACAACCAAGAAGGTAGTGTACCTTTCTGATTCTGGGAG CTCATCTCTCCATACTGTCGGGGAAAGAATGGACTGGAAACGTCTTACGCTTGTGTTCTGCTGGCTTGAGTGTGCCTCTGCTGCTGGGATTTCCTGCAGGAACGAGCAGGGCCAGGCAGTGGACTG GTACATCTTGTACAAGCAGCCTTCGATTAATGATGAGAATGGCCTGGTGTATTTGTACATGGATGAAAGCACTGGTGGCTGGGTCCCAGCACACAATCCCATTGATGACCAAAAGAGCGCGCTTGCTCAAACACTACTGCCACTGTTTCAACATTTTACTAATGAG ACTATTAATTTTGGATACATTCTGTACAACGATCAGCCACCTGAACCTTTTAAAACAGCTTCTTCATCCTTTGGCCACagcaaag GACTTGTGATGATGGACCAGGAGACTGGGATTTGGTTATCGCACAGCACGCCACATTTTCCTGGATTTGACATAACAGGCTTCTGGCCGAATTCTGGATATGCCAACGGGCAGACCTTCATCTGTGGAACATATAAATACTCTGCATTCAGAAACATAG CTGTACAACTGCAGTACATACATGTTTACTCGTTTGACGCCTACATCCCAGAGTATTTTTACCCTGAGCTTCAGTGCGTGGTCGACAAGGGCTGTTATCCGAAAAAAACACCTTGGGACCGTCAACTAAATATGACATCGCTGGGGGGTCATTCCTTCATCAGTTATGCAAAGTATTCAAGATACCATGATG ACTTATATTCTGGTTTGCTTGATAAACACTTGGAAAGTGCCTTCTACGCCAAGAGCTGGGGCAGGCTGCTTGACCCGCTGCCGTCCAACTGCTCCGTCGACTTCAGCGTCTACAACGTGGAGACAGTGCAGCTGCCCACTACGGAGCCCTACAGCATCACAAAGGACCACTCCAAGTGGTGCGTAACCATGGATAGCAAGTTGCATCGGTGGACCTGCATTGCAGATATGAACAGGGAAGTCAGTCAGGAGCACAGGGGAGGGGGTGCGATCTGTACAGACAACGCTGCTGTGTGGAGCGCATTTCTTGATATTGTCAATACATACCAGCCCTGCCAGAGCTAA
- the LOC114802452 gene encoding deoxyribonuclease-2-beta-like, which translates to MQEFTMKGYFFLFLSLVSVSLGISFFQNEISCLNEKGEHVDWFLIYKLPKFTSSGVGSGLNYMYTDAVVKSWVKSTYTVNSTEGALGRTFAQLYQGKGYMSNSTAYILYNDGPPELKYLMLFGHTKGALYFDKSQGFWISHTVPHFPPFPERGFDYPSSGRLYGQTALCITFKYQQLLQISQQLAYYNPRVYNCSMPAVFQADMVVLGKMCEGVTPIVHMNKNLEILVSAGGELFCNFAKSQLFDDDIYTGWVAQELGTDLLAETWQRFPYQLAPNCSLPKHVFNVQNVSLPGPVVFWSHNDHSKWCVSWKYGDGWACLGDLNREATQAKRGGGLLCTQNPAIYSGLRLAVGLYDGC; encoded by the exons ATGCAGGAATTTACAATGAAAGgatatttctttttgtttttaagtcTGGTCAGTGTGTCCCTGGGGATTTCTTTCTTCCAAAATGAAATTTCATGTCTGAATGAGAAAGGAGAGCATGTGGACTG GTTCCTCATATACAAACTACCAAAGTTTACATCCAGCGGGGTTGGAAGTGGACTTAACTACATGTATACGGATGCAGTGGTGAAGAGCTGGGTGAAGAGCACGTACACAGTCAACAGCACTGAGGGAGCTTTGGGACGGACCTTTGCTCAGCTTTACCAGGGCAAAGGGTACATG tccAACAGCACGGCTTACATCCTGTACAATGATGGCCCTCCTGAACTGAAGTATTTGATGCTTTTTGGACACACAAAAG GCGCGTTGTACTTTGACAAGTCTCAGGGGTTCTGGATAAGCCACACAGTACCTCACTTTCCTCCGTTTCCTGAGAGAGGTTTTGACTATCCGTCTAGTGGCAGACTATATGGCCAGACAGCCCTGTGCATCACCTTCAAATAtcagcagctccttcagatAT CCCAGCAGCTGGCATATTACAATCCACGGGTGTACAACTGCTCCATGCCTGCAGTCTTCCAGGCCGACATGGTCGTATTAGGCAAGATGTGTGAGGGAGTCACACCCATCGTGCATATGAACAAGAACCTGGAGATACTTGTGTCAGCTGGAGGAGAACTCTTCTGTAATTTTGCGAAGTCTCAACTGTTTGATGATG ATATTTACACAGGGTGGGTGGCACAGGAACTAGGCACTGACCTTCTTGCAGAAACCTGGCAAAGGTTCCCCTATCAACTGGCTCCTAACTGCTCCCTTCCAAAGCATGTGTTCAACGTCCAGAATGTGAGCCTGCCTGGGCCTGTGGTATTCTGGTCCCACAACGACCACTCCAAGTGGTGTGTGTCTTGGAAGTACGGGGACGGGTGGGCGTGCCTGGGGGACCTTAATCGCGAAGCCACGCAAGCCAAGAGGGGCGGTGGGCTCCTTTGCACCCAAAACCCAGCAATCTATTCGGGTCTTCGTCTGGCGGTTGGATTGTATGATGGCTGCTGA
- the uox gene encoding uricase has protein sequence MASTPSQDVEFVRTGYGKNMVKVLHIRRQGTHHSITELKVDVQLTLNSRKDYLTGDNSDIIPTDTIKNTVHALAKLKGVKTIEEFALDICEHFLTSFKHVTFAKVNIDEVPWKRLEKNGIEHAHAFILSPEAWHFCEVQQNLHGNPVIHSGVKDMKLLKTTQSGFEGFLRDRFTTLQDAKDRFFCTSVYARWRYNRHQNVAFNETWKTIRDSIIEKFAGPYDRGQYSPSVQKTLYETQVLVLQQLPEVEEIEIVMPNQHYITIDMTKMGITNRDEVLLPLDNPAGNITGTVCRKPHARL, from the exons ATGGCATCTACCCCGAGCCAG GATGTGGAGTTTGTCAGGACAGGCTATGGGAAGAACATGGTGAAGGTACTGCACATCAGGCGTCAGGGAACTCACCACTCCATAACTGAACTGAAGGTTGATGTCCAGCTCACGCTCAACAGCCGCAAAGATTACTTGACAGGGGACAATTCTGACATCATCCCTACGGACACCATCAAAAACACTGTCCATGCCCTGGCCAAGCTCAAAGGA gTTAAAACCATTGAGGAATTTGCTCTGGATATCTGCGAGCACTTCCTGACATCCTTCAAACATGTCACTTTTGCTAAAGTGAACATTGACGAAGTGCCATGGAAAAGACTGGAAAAG AACGGAATTGAGCATGCGCATGCCttcatcctctctcctgaagCTTGGCACTTCTGCGAAGTTCAACAGAATCTCCATG GAAATCCTGTGATCCACAGTGGGGTGAAAGACATGAAGCTGCTGAAGACCACACAGTCTGGGTTTGAAGGCTTTCTGAGGGACAGGTTCACCACCCTTCAAGATGCCAAGGACAGGTTCTTCTGCACCTCAGTGTATGCTAGGTGGCGCTATAACAGGCACCAGAATGTAGCCTTTAATGAAACATG GAAAACAATTAGGGATTCTATAATTGAGAAGTTTGCCGGGCCTTATGACCGCGGCCAATACTCCCCCTCTGTCCAGAAAACTCTTTATGAGACTCAGGTCCTTGTGTTGCAACAACTGCCAGAG GTGGAAGAAATCGAGATTGTTATGCCCAACCAACACTACATCACTATAGACATGACTAAAATGGGCATTACAAATAGAGACGAG GTTCTCCTGCCACTGGACAATCCTGCTGGGAACATCACAGGGACAGTATGCAGGAAACCACATGCCAGACTCTAA
- the samd13 gene encoding sterile alpha motif domain-containing protein 13 produces the protein MKVTMETKTNDSAEVKSPAENGQTLDTVHWSVSDVACYFRGRGFEVEANAFQDQEIDGKSLLLMTRNDVLTGMKIKLGPALKIYEYHIKPFQARHLNNAA, from the exons ATGAAAG TCACCATGGAGACCAAGACAAATGACTCTGCGGAGGTAAAAAG TCCTGCTGAGAATGGACAGACACTCGACACTGTCCACTGGTCTGTTTCTGATGTTGCCTGTTATTTTAGAGGTAGAGGTTTTGAAGTTGAAGCAAATGCTTTCCAGGATCAG GAAATTGATGGGAAGTCTCTGCTGCTGATGACTCGCAATGACGTCCTTACAGGCATGAAGATAAAGTTGGGCCCAGCGCTGAAGATCTATGAATACCACATAAAGCCGTTTCAGGCCAGACACTTGAACAACGCAGCATAG